The proteins below are encoded in one region of Triticum aestivum cultivar Chinese Spring chromosome 1B, IWGSC CS RefSeq v2.1, whole genome shotgun sequence:
- the LOC123082391 gene encoding subtilisin-like protease, with product MASLANLLVSLLLIAIFSPTPILCYLNQASVRVQQGATNTSAYHTYIVLVEPPPFNADEDMYHHCYESFLPSSRDGDSGKARLVHSYTKVFSGFATMLTDGELDAVAKKPGFVRAFKEKTRYLMTTRTPKFLGLRNSTGFWRDASYGKGVIVGLLDTGIYAKHGSFDDRDIPSPPARWKGSCKATRCNNKLIGAKSFVKHEDTDDEDGHGTHTSSTAAGNFIINASYHGMAAGTASGVAPGAHIAMYKVCNSVGCYESDILAGLDAAIKDGVDVLSISIGLGDKFDKDPIAIGLFSAMSKGIVVVCSGGNDGAEPHSIKNDAPWLITVAAGSVDRSFDVGVNLGNGMSLHGEALNQVAKPMSKMYPLLYSEAQRDCNYMLNHVVAQKIVVCDSEAPWFVDSILQAGAAGVVLVNKASDGYTVTLDDDNSGVVQMSAVLRAYAASSSSRWARASFSYHNTFLGYRPAPVVASFSSRGPSKHFPGVLKPDILAPGLNILAASPWTESKIGPFNILSGTSMAAPHISGVAALIKGLHPDWSPAAVKSAMMTTAYVVNSTGGSVLDEKHGKADAYAMGVGHVNPTRAADPGLVYDLGVIDYAGYICWLLGDRGLATIVRNKSLTCAKLPKVRDVELNYPTITVPLKPTALMVNRTVTNVGPPSSTYVAKLDMPKSLTARVTPNKLVFSKAGEKKTFSVSVSGKGVHGQKHVEGSLSWVSTRHVVRSPIIAVPNLPESPPSQESF from the coding sequence ATGGCATCGTTAGCCAACCTCTTAGTGTCGCTTCTCTTGATTGCAATCTTCTCTCCTACACCCATACTATGCTATCTTAATCAAGCTTCTGTAAGGGTACAACAGGGTGCTACCAACACCTCTGCCTACCACACTTACATCGTGCTCGTTGAGCCACCACCCTTTAATGCCGATGAAGACATGTACCATCATTGTTATGAGTCCTTTTTGCCCAGTTCGCGTGATGGCGACTCGGGCAAGGCACGTCTTGTGCACTCTTACACCAAGGTGTTTAGCGGCTTCGCCACAATGCTCACTGATGGGGAGCTTGATGCAGTTGCCAAGAAACCGGGGTTCGTGCGGGCATTCAAGGAGAAGACACGGTACCTCATGACCACGCGCACACCAAAGTTCCTTGGGTTGAGGAACAGCACCGGGTTTTGGAGGGACGCTAGCTACGGTAAGGGGGTCATTGTTGGCTTGCTCGATACCGGCATCTATGCAAAACACGGTTCATTCGATGATCGCGACATCCCGTCGCCCCCGGCAAGGTGGAAGGGCTCGTGCAAGGCGACCCGGTGCAACAACAAGCTCATCGGTGCCAAGTCATTCGTTAAACACGAAGACACTGACGATGAAGACGGGCATGGCACACACACCTCATCCACGGcggctggtaacttcatcatcaacgCGTCATATCATGGCATGGCAGCGGGCACCGCATCTGGGGTTGCTCCCGGTGCCCATATCGCCATGTACAAGGTGTGCAATAGTGTGGGTTGTTATGAGTCTGACATATTAGCTGGCCTCGACGCGGCAATCAAGGATGGGGTGGACGTGCTCTCAATCTCCATTGGCCTCGGTGACAAGTTCGATAAGGACCCCATCGCGATCGGCTTATTCAGTGCCATGTCAAAGGGTATTGTTGTGGTTTGCAGTGGTGGTAATGACGGAGCCGAGCCACATTCAATCAAAAACGATGCACCATGGTTGATCACAGTCGCTGCCGGCTCGGTGGATCGAAGTTTTGATGTTGGCGTCAATCTCGGCAACGGCATGAGCCTTCACGGTGAAGCGCTTAACCAGGTGGCAAAGCCGATGTCAAAGATGTATCCACTCCTCTACTCCGAGGCACAGCGGGACTGTAACTACATGCTTAACCATGTTGTCGCCCAGAAGATCGTGGTCTGTGACTCGGAGGCTCCTTGGTTCGTCGATTCCATACTGCAAGCCGGCGCGGCCGGTGTAGTGCTCGTCAACAAGGCATCCGATGGCTACACGGTTACTCTTGATGACGACAACTCCGGTGTGGTGCAAATGAGCGCCGTCCTCAGAGCTTACGCGGCATCATCATCAAGCAGATGGGCACGCGCGAGCTTCTCGTACCACAATACATTCCTTGGCTATCGTCCGGCCCCTGTAGTGGCGTCGTTCTCTTCTCGAGGTCCAAGCAAGCATTTCCCCGGCGTGCTCAAACCAGACATATTGGCGCCGGGGCTCAACATCCTCGCTGCTTCTCCGTGGACGGAGTCCAAAATAGGCCCTTTCAACATATTATCCGGCACATCCATGGCAGCGCCACACATCAGTGGTGTTGCAGCACTTATCAAGGGCTTGCATCCCGATTGGTCCCCGGCGGCCGTCAAGTCGGCCATGATGACGACGGCGTACGTTGTTAATAGCACCGGCGGCTCGGTCTTGGACGAGAAGCACGGGAAAGCGGACGCGTACGCGATGGGCGTGGGCCATGTGAATCCAACAAGAGCCGCTGACCCTGGCTTGGTGTACGACCTGGGTGTCATCGACTATGCTGGCTACATCTGCTGGCTCCTCGGTGATAGAGGCCTGGCAACCATCGTGCGTAACAAGAGCTTGACCTGCGCAAAGCTACCAAAGGTCAGAGATGTTGAGCTCAACTACCCAACTATAACTGTGCCACTGAAGCCGACTGCCTTGATGGTGAATCGGACGGTGACGAACGTCGGGCCGCCATCATCGACATACGTTGCGAAGCTGGACATGCCCAAGTCACTTACAGCACGCGTCACCCCGAACAAGCTGGTGTTCTCGAAGGCCGGGGAGAAGAAGACATTCAGCGTGTCAGTGAGTGGCAAGGGCGTTCATGGACAAAAACATGTGGAGGGAAGCTTGAGCTGGGTGTCCACGCGACATGTTGTGAGGAGCCCCATCATCGCTGTTCCTAATCTTCCCGAATCTCCACCGTCTCAAGAGAGTTTTTAG